One segment of Streptomyces sp. YIM 121038 DNA contains the following:
- a CDS encoding nuclear transport factor 2 family protein translates to MSTRHTTEAVGSVRDTTEVIDRFNRAFIEHDTGLLAGLIAEDCVMESVQPAPGGELVRGGEACTAWWSAVIDDRATQFTPQEVIVAGERATIVWSYRFGAGPDQWVRGVNVMRVTGGRITEAFGFSKTAGEVPLAAESDAA, encoded by the coding sequence ATGTCCACTCGCCACACCACCGAGGCCGTCGGCTCCGTCCGCGACACCACCGAGGTCATCGACCGCTTCAACCGCGCCTTCATCGAGCACGACACGGGTCTCCTGGCAGGGCTGATCGCCGAGGACTGCGTCATGGAGAGCGTCCAGCCCGCGCCCGGCGGGGAGCTGGTCCGCGGCGGTGAGGCGTGCACGGCCTGGTGGTCGGCCGTCATCGACGACCGCGCCACGCAGTTCACGCCGCAGGAGGTCATCGTGGCGGGCGAGCGCGCGACGATCGTGTGGAGCTACCGCTTCGGAGCGGGTCCCGACCAGTGGGTGCGCGGGGTCAACGTCATGCGCGTGACGGGCGGCCGGATCACCGAGGCGTTCGGCTTCAGCAAGACCGCGGGCGAGGTCCCGCTCGCCGCCGAGTCCGACGCCGCGTGA
- a CDS encoding serine hydrolase domain-containing protein → MIALASLLPSGVAAAGPGGGGQAEAHRRPARDPALQTLADRVVADPNPNPGAFLLARDGARVRFGAAGLADRATGAPMSPDLRFRAGSITKTFTATVVLQLVAEHRLRLDDTVQHLLPDQVRADNALSGAPITVRQLLHHTSGLYDYVEGLLPRFRALDQYWPRDQLIGIGLAEARYFPAPGTRFRYSNTNYLLLDLIVERITDRDLRTNLEQRVFKPAGLRDTSYPLADTAVDGPHAHGYADVSRLLPHVPDPTRYDVTSLSPSEAGASGALVTTAADTARFYRALLRGRLLPPAVLRRMLDDTVPTTGSPRPAVGYGLGIYVYATDCGPAYGHGGSAAGYLTFALNSRDGDHQLVAHTNWNPLVDAGLDKPFWAAFQEGYCAGGHTTG, encoded by the coding sequence GTGATCGCTCTCGCCTCGCTCCTGCCGTCCGGTGTGGCCGCCGCCGGCCCCGGCGGGGGCGGCCAGGCGGAGGCCCACCGCCGCCCCGCCCGTGACCCGGCCCTGCAGACGCTGGCCGACCGGGTGGTGGCCGACCCGAACCCCAACCCCGGCGCCTTCCTCCTGGCTCGCGACGGAGCGCGGGTCCGCTTCGGCGCGGCCGGTCTCGCGGACCGGGCCACCGGCGCCCCGATGAGCCCGGACCTGAGGTTCCGCGCGGGAAGCATCACCAAGACCTTCACCGCGACGGTCGTCCTGCAACTCGTGGCCGAGCACCGGCTGCGCCTCGACGACACCGTGCAGCACCTGCTGCCCGACCAGGTCCGCGCCGACAACGCGCTGTCCGGCGCGCCCATCACCGTCCGCCAGCTGCTCCACCACACCAGCGGCCTGTACGACTACGTCGAAGGGCTGCTCCCCCGCTTCCGCGCCCTCGACCAGTACTGGCCCCGCGACCAGCTGATCGGCATCGGCCTCGCCGAGGCCCGGTACTTCCCCGCGCCCGGCACCCGGTTCCGGTACTCCAACACCAACTACCTGCTGCTCGACCTCATCGTCGAGCGGATCACCGACCGCGATCTGCGCACCAACCTGGAACAGCGCGTCTTCAAGCCCGCGGGTCTGCGGGACACTTCGTACCCGCTGGCGGACACCGCCGTCGACGGGCCCCACGCGCACGGCTACGCGGACGTCTCACGGCTGCTGCCGCACGTGCCGGACCCCACGCGGTACGACGTCACCTCCCTCAGCCCGTCCGAGGCGGGCGCGTCGGGCGCCCTCGTGACCACCGCGGCCGACACCGCGCGCTTCTACCGGGCCCTGCTGCGCGGGCGGCTGCTGCCCCCGGCCGTCCTGCGCCGGATGCTCGACGACACCGTCCCCACGACCGGCAGCCCGCGGCCCGCGGTGGGCTACGGCCTCGGGATCTACGTCTACGCCACGGACTGCGGCCCCGCGTACGGCCACGGAGGCAGCGCCGCCGGATATCTGACCTTCGCCCTCAACAGCCGCGACGGCGACCACCAGCTCGTGGCCCACACCAACTGGAACCCCCTCGTCGACGCCGGGCTCGACAAGCCGTTCTGGGCAGCCTTCCAGGAGGGGTACTGCGCCGGGGGTCACACGACCGGGTGA
- a CDS encoding TetR/AcrR family transcriptional regulator encodes MPRTADHDARNGQITDAVQRLIVRDGLTAVTVARTAAEAGMSVGLVQHYFTAKDEMLLATFTRVNARFTARVEELVNRGEAQGRTIATMLRQALAELVPLDRDRRAEFLVRRAFADQAAHHSRLAAVQRETLAGIRARVTRAIDNGKACGEVARGVDAAGQALRIVACAEGLALHTHIDPDGTPEAAVLTALDDQLDRVFTGACRRAR; translated from the coding sequence GTGCCGAGAACCGCCGACCACGACGCCCGCAACGGGCAGATCACCGACGCCGTCCAGCGCCTGATCGTGCGGGACGGCCTGACCGCCGTGACCGTCGCGCGGACCGCCGCCGAAGCAGGCATGTCCGTGGGCCTGGTGCAGCACTACTTCACGGCGAAGGACGAGATGCTGCTCGCCACGTTCACCCGCGTCAACGCCCGCTTCACCGCGCGCGTGGAGGAACTGGTGAACCGCGGCGAGGCGCAGGGCCGCACCATCGCCACGATGCTGCGCCAGGCCCTGGCCGAGCTCGTGCCGCTCGACCGGGACCGCCGCGCCGAATTCCTGGTCCGCCGCGCCTTCGCGGACCAGGCCGCGCACCACAGCCGCCTCGCCGCCGTCCAGAGGGAGACCCTCGCGGGCATCCGCGCACGCGTCACCCGGGCCATCGACAACGGCAAGGCGTGCGGCGAGGTCGCCCGGGGCGTCGACGCCGCCGGTCAGGCCCTGCGGATCGTCGCGTGTGCGGAGGGGCTCGCCCTGCACACGCACATCGACCCCGACGGCACACCCGAAGCGGCGGTCCTCACCGCCCTGGACGACCAACTCGACCGCGTCTTCACGGGCGCGTGCCGCCGCGCGCGCTGA
- a CDS encoding TetR/AcrR family transcriptional regulator, which produces MTAATQPGPRERLLLAAQELTYTQGVAVGVDALLKAAGAARRSLYEHFGGKDGLIAEVLRRSTAEDLAKYRATMDAAGDDPRTRLLAVADRLAEIAAAPDFHGCRYLAADLALTDPEHPAHEVTQAYRRTLHGLFADELTALGHARPDFGADQLLILVDGLLATGASRPAARPPAAASRELFEYVVDSATRSAVAPV; this is translated from the coding sequence ATGACCGCCGCCACCCAACCGGGCCCCCGCGAACGACTGCTGCTCGCCGCCCAGGAGTTGACCTACACCCAGGGCGTCGCTGTCGGCGTGGACGCCCTGCTCAAGGCGGCCGGAGCCGCCCGGCGTTCGCTGTACGAGCACTTCGGCGGCAAGGACGGCCTCATCGCCGAGGTGCTGCGCCGCAGCACCGCCGAGGACCTGGCGAAGTACCGCGCCACGATGGACGCCGCGGGGGACGACCCCCGTACCCGGCTCCTCGCGGTCGCCGACCGGCTGGCCGAGATCGCCGCGGCCCCGGACTTCCACGGCTGCCGCTATCTGGCCGCCGACCTCGCGCTCACCGACCCCGAGCACCCGGCCCACGAGGTCACCCAGGCCTACCGGCGCACCCTCCACGGCCTGTTCGCCGACGAGCTGACCGCCCTCGGGCACGCGCGCCCCGACTTCGGCGCGGACCAGCTGCTCATCCTCGTCGACGGCCTGCTCGCCACGGGCGCGTCCCGTCCCGCAGCGCGGCCGCCCGCCGCCGCGTCCCGCGAACTCTTCGAGTACGTCGTCGACTCCGCGACGCGGTCGGCAGTGGCTCCCGTCTGA